In Deltaproteobacteria bacterium, a single genomic region encodes these proteins:
- a CDS encoding choice-of-anchor L domain-containing protein: MSMLRYGSWLLAMFALLAFAGCTSEDAEDAEDALEDALGFEIEFDSDELGIEVPDGWHFLFAVELKGDKVDLVEDDFAVDLTLLDEIEGIDLSEINDMIAFARVDDLAGFGKRLRYANKLIIQDNVLKLDTETIEKLGDSIGESGEGWYAIFYADNPNGYIHGTVECSGEPISGALAVITAGGFFTYSADDGSFALPTLDGVPGAVTVSNDECACAAAAPVTDTATNPNPKDAEGTPESDQFEDGTNAVNAGVCECCPPVPADDDDDDTADDDTADDDTADDDTADDDTADDDTADDDTADDDTADDDTADDDADDDADDDADDDADDDADDDDMGVIDFEDGSLAGWQVTGDCQIYGTSGDAYGEVFPGGSESMYLYLSSGALQGTVASCTMTYTTPVPSGATQLELSYNFLSQEYEEWVGSVYNDILTVIVQGAPSYLVNRTVNNIALDDDWDAILAADAAATIAQVGVSTDAVYNPTSAAPHSNGPGKLDGKLKWGSDDETTPRGVPADTNVGQTATVDLPADMSTITIIVTISDVGDKIYDSVGAIDWFAFK, translated from the coding sequence ATGAGTATGCTACGGTACGGTTCCTGGCTCCTCGCGATGTTCGCGCTGCTGGCCTTTGCGGGCTGCACGAGCGAAGACGCCGAGGACGCCGAAGACGCGCTCGAAGACGCCCTGGGTTTCGAAATCGAGTTCGATTCTGACGAACTCGGCATCGAGGTCCCGGACGGCTGGCACTTCCTGTTCGCCGTCGAGCTCAAGGGCGACAAGGTCGATCTCGTCGAGGACGACTTCGCCGTCGACCTGACGCTGCTCGACGAGATCGAGGGAATCGATCTGTCCGAAATCAACGACATGATTGCCTTCGCCCGCGTGGACGATCTGGCCGGCTTCGGCAAGCGCCTGCGTTACGCGAACAAGCTCATCATCCAGGACAACGTCCTGAAGCTCGACACCGAGACGATCGAGAAGCTCGGCGACTCGATCGGCGAGTCGGGCGAAGGCTGGTACGCGATCTTCTACGCCGACAACCCCAACGGTTACATCCACGGGACCGTCGAGTGCAGCGGCGAGCCGATCTCCGGCGCGCTCGCGGTCATCACGGCGGGCGGTTTCTTCACCTACTCCGCGGACGACGGCTCCTTCGCGCTGCCGACGCTCGACGGCGTCCCCGGCGCGGTGACCGTCTCCAACGACGAGTGCGCGTGCGCGGCGGCCGCTCCGGTCACCGACACGGCGACCAATCCGAACCCGAAGGATGCCGAGGGCACGCCGGAAAGCGATCAGTTCGAGGACGGCACCAACGCGGTCAACGCGGGCGTTTGCGAGTGCTGCCCGCCGGTTCCGGCCGACGACGATGACGACGACACTGCCGACGACGACACCGCCGATGACGATACCGCCGACGATGACACAGCGGACGACGACACCGCCGACGACGACACTGCCGACGATGACACAGCGGACGACGACACCGCCGACGATGACACCGCCGACGATGACGCGGATGACGACGCGGATGACGATGCGGACGATGACGCGGACGACGATGCCGACGACGACGACATGGGCGTGATCGACTTCGAGGACGGTTCGCTGGCCGGTTGGCAAGTGACCGGCGACTGCCAGATCTACGGCACGAGCGGCGACGCCTACGGCGAAGTGTTCCCCGGCGGCAGCGAATCCATGTACCTGTATCTTTCCTCGGGCGCGCTGCAGGGCACGGTGGCGAGCTGCACCATGACCTACACCACGCCGGTTCCCTCGGGCGCGACGCAGCTCGAACTCTCGTACAACTTCCTGAGCCAGGAATACGAGGAGTGGGTCGGCAGCGTTTACAACGACATTCTCACCGTCATCGTGCAGGGTGCGCCGTCGTACCTGGTCAACCGCACGGTGAACAACATCGCGCTCGATGACGACTGGGATGCGATCCTCGCGGCCGACGCGGCGGCGACGATCGCGCAGGTCGGCGTGTCGACCGACGCGGTGTACAACCCGACGAGCGCCGCCCCGCACAGCAACGGCCCGGGCAAGCTCGACGGTAAACTGAAGTGGGGATCGGACGACGAAACCACGCCGCGCGGCGTGCCCGCCGACACCAACGTCGGCCAGACCGCAACCGTGGATCTGCCCGCCGACATGAGCACGATCACGATCATCGTGACGATCTCCGACGTGGGCGACAAGATCTACGACTCGGTCGGCGCGATCGACTGGTTCGCGTTCAAGTAA
- a CDS encoding trypsin-like peptidase domain-containing protein — MLSRFLLLAMSLFMAFPAMADEFVSAPMRVAPAKVIATPTSDYAPLAEARRPVLREHRVSDAALARGVAKLGEGVWARGGKRTPAGIHADAPTLHAGDWTRIARADGLVSWMAQISSPGAEYLRTHFTRSVRRGEIWVIGADGVARMVRTTRTATTADFWGPIVPGDRMTIEVVTPGDAPPANLIDKISHILPLQDLATEEDCYSDPTCFTDGNAVKKGVGWIWLADPWGTFICTGSLLSDVSGSLAPYFLTANHCMNTQQEADAIIVVWNYHTSSCDGSVPNPVTLPNSAGSEMLAHSSQSDFALFLLDEDPPAGPTYLGWTTDALASGEDITVVHHPDGAWKRITFGDQVGGDTNFWEVRYTDGSTEGGSSGSPLFNDDMLVVGQLYGGSAWCTNMNGTDEFGKFSRSWDLGIEPWLNSSTTTTTTPTTTTTTTAPTTTTTSPTTTTTIPGDDDTDDDADDDWYPDDDASHDDATDDDVADDDAEDDDADGDATGGDDDDNTGGCSC; from the coding sequence ATGCTTTCCCGATTCCTACTTCTGGCGATGTCCCTCTTCATGGCGTTTCCCGCGATGGCGGACGAATTCGTCTCGGCGCCGATGCGCGTCGCTCCCGCGAAAGTGATCGCCACCCCCACCTCGGATTACGCCCCCCTCGCGGAAGCGCGGCGACCCGTGCTTCGGGAGCATCGCGTCAGTGACGCGGCGCTCGCGCGCGGCGTCGCGAAGCTCGGCGAAGGCGTCTGGGCGCGCGGCGGCAAACGCACCCCCGCGGGCATTCACGCCGATGCGCCGACTCTCCATGCCGGCGACTGGACACGGATCGCGCGCGCCGACGGGCTCGTTTCGTGGATGGCGCAAATCTCGTCGCCGGGTGCGGAGTACCTGCGCACGCACTTCACGCGATCGGTCCGGCGCGGAGAAATTTGGGTGATCGGCGCGGATGGCGTGGCCCGCATGGTGCGGACGACGCGCACGGCCACGACAGCCGACTTCTGGGGGCCGATCGTCCCCGGCGACCGGATGACGATCGAGGTCGTGACGCCCGGCGACGCGCCCCCGGCAAACCTGATCGATAAGATTTCGCACATCCTGCCGCTTCAGGACCTCGCGACCGAGGAGGATTGCTACTCGGACCCCACCTGCTTCACCGACGGCAACGCGGTAAAAAAGGGCGTGGGCTGGATTTGGCTCGCCGATCCGTGGGGCACTTTTATCTGCACGGGCAGCCTGCTCTCCGATGTCTCGGGGTCGCTGGCCCCGTACTTCCTCACGGCGAACCACTGCATGAACACGCAGCAGGAAGCCGACGCCATCATCGTCGTGTGGAATTACCATACGAGTTCGTGCGACGGGTCGGTTCCCAATCCGGTGACCCTGCCGAACTCGGCGGGCTCCGAGATGCTCGCGCACAGCTCGCAGTCCGATTTCGCCCTCTTTCTGCTCGACGAGGACCCACCTGCGGGACCGACCTATCTGGGCTGGACCACCGACGCGCTCGCGTCGGGCGAGGACATCACCGTCGTCCATCATCCGGACGGCGCGTGGAAGCGCATCACCTTCGGCGATCAGGTCGGAGGCGACACGAACTTCTGGGAAGTCCGCTACACGGACGGATCGACCGAGGGCGGTTCATCGGGCTCGCCGCTCTTCAACGACGACATGCTGGTCGTGGGCCAGCTTTACGGCGGCAGCGCGTGGTGCACCAACATGAACGGCACGGACGAGTTCGGAAAGTTCAGCCGCTCTTGGGATCTCGGCATCGAACCCTGGTTGAACTCCTCAACGACCACCACGACGACTCCCACGACCACGACCACCACGACCGCGCCGACGACAACAACTACGTCACCAACGACGACGACCACGATCCCCGGCGATGACGACACCGACGACGACGCCGACGACGACTGGTATCCGGATGACGACGCATCGCATGACGACGCCACCGACGATGACGTCGCGGACGATGACGCCGAGGACGACGACGCGGATGGCGACGCAACGGGCGGCGATGACGACGACAACACGGGCGGCTGTAGCTGCTGA